A window of candidate division KSB1 bacterium genomic DNA:
GGAAAAATGTACGTTTTGTGTACAAAGAATCAGGACGGCTAAAGATCTTGCCAAAGATGATGACCGAAAAGTCGCCGATGGTGAAGTTCGTACTGCTTGTGAACAAACATGTCCGGCGAACGCCATTGTTTTTGGAAATCTTCTCGATTCTGAAAGCCAAGTCGCAAAACTCGCTGCAGACGGTCGAGGTTTTGTAGAGCTGGAGGATTTAAATACTAAACCAGCTGTGACTTATTTAAGAAAATCTGAATCTTAACTTAATATGGAATGATTGCTCGATGAGTAGTGAAACATTGACATATAAAAGGATTAACGAATCCGTAATTGGCATGCTTGACCCGCCGAAATTACCTTACTATGGTTTGATTGCAACATTTGTCACTATGGTGTTGATCGGAGCGAGTTGTTGGGCTTATCAAATCTACATGGGAATGGGAGTGGCCAGTATTAACAACCCGGTTGGCTGGGGAGTCTACATCACTGATTTTGTTTTCTGGGTTGGTATTGCGCATTCGGGAACTCTCATTTCAGCCATTTTGTTTCTGTTTCGAGCCAGGTGGAGAACCTCGATTTATCGTAGCGCTGAAGCAATGACAGTTTTTGCGGTGCTTACTGCAGGATTATTTCCGCTTATTCACCTGGGTCGAGTTTGGTTCGCTTATTGGTTATTTCCGTATCCCAATCAACGATTTTTGTGGCCAAATTTTAAATCCCCTTTGATTTGGGATGTATTAGCAATCAGCACGTATTTAGCAGTTAGCGCATTGTTTTTCTTTCTCGGATTGCTGCCCGATATAGCGGCTGTAAGAGATTCAGCAAAAGGTGTTCGAAAGAAAATCTATGGTATTTTGTCGCTTGGCTGGCAAGGAAGCCATAGACTGTGGCATCACTACGGCAGCGCCTACCTTTTCTTCGCTGGGCTTGCGACTCCATTGGTAATCTCAGTACATAGTGTTGTATCCTGGGATTTTGCAATGTCTATTGTCCCGGGCTGGCACAGTACTATTTTTGCTCCTTATTTTGTTGCCGGTGCAATCCATTCAGGGCTTGCTATGGTCATTATGCTTCTAATTCCAATTAGAAAGGTGTTTAAAACTGAGCACTTGATTA
This region includes:
- the nrfD gene encoding polysulfide reductase NrfD, which produces MSSETLTYKRINESVIGMLDPPKLPYYGLIATFVTMVLIGASCWAYQIYMGMGVASINNPVGWGVYITDFVFWVGIAHSGTLISAILFLFRARWRTSIYRSAEAMTVFAVLTAGLFPLIHLGRVWFAYWLFPYPNQRFLWPNFKSPLIWDVLAISTYLAVSALFFFLGLLPDIAAVRDSAKGVRKKIYGILSLGWQGSHRLWHHYGSAYLFFAGLATPLVISVHSVVSWDFAMSIVPGWHSTIFAPYFVAGAIHSGLAMVIMLLIPIRKVFKTEHLITMLDLETMAKMIILTGSIVGYSYGVEFFIAWYSGNEYEYEIFRWRATGHYAPEYWTMVICNAIIPLLFFFKKIRTNLITLLIISICVNIGMWFERYVIIVTSLAHEYIPYAWGNYSPSLIEWGITLGSFGWFFMFFFSFIKLLPSVSIMEMKELIPPPMRNRGNNQ